The following are from one region of the Sphingomonas sp. J315 genome:
- the mtgA gene encoding monofunctional biosynthetic peptidoglycan transglycosylase yields MDDRNDATGAPRPEPLGARPLPDLDHLDGIGIQPVKPAKPRKPIARRIIGWLFKGALAFVVASVAMVTLYRFVPPPFTLTMMGDVFSGHGVTKKWVPLSRIDADMARAAIAAEDSSFCTHSGFDYDSMAAAMLRNAKGGKVLRGGSTISQQTAKNVFLWQGGGYFRKALEAWFTVLIETIWGKRRIMEVYLNVAETGIGTYGAEAGARRYFKKGAGNLTRAEAARIAAVLPLPKKRAGVAPKGFTRRYGNSITARIGVVQRDGLDACLR; encoded by the coding sequence ATGGACGATCGCAACGACGCAACGGGCGCACCGCGCCCGGAACCGCTCGGCGCGCGTCCGCTCCCCGACCTCGATCATCTCGACGGAATCGGCATTCAGCCCGTGAAGCCCGCAAAACCCCGCAAGCCGATCGCCCGCCGCATCATCGGCTGGCTGTTCAAGGGCGCGCTCGCCTTCGTCGTCGCGTCGGTGGCGATGGTCACGCTCTACCGCTTCGTGCCCCCGCCCTTCACCCTGACGATGATGGGCGATGTCTTTTCCGGCCATGGCGTGACCAAGAAATGGGTGCCCCTGTCGCGCATCGACGCCGACATGGCGCGCGCCGCGATCGCGGCGGAGGACAGCAGCTTCTGTACCCATTCCGGTTTCGACTATGATTCGATGGCCGCCGCGATGCTGCGCAATGCCAAGGGCGGGAAAGTGCTGCGCGGCGGATCGACGATCAGCCAGCAGACCGCGAAGAACGTGTTTCTGTGGCAGGGCGGCGGCTATTTCCGCAAGGCGCTGGAGGCGTGGTTCACGGTTCTGATCGAAACGATCTGGGGCAAGCGCCGGATCATGGAAGTCTATCTCAACGTCGCGGAGACCGGGATCGGCACCTATGGCGCCGAGGCCGGCGCGCGGCGCTATTTCAAGAAGGGTGCGGGCAATTTGACCCGCGCCGAAGCCGCACGCATCGCCGCCGTCCTGCCGCTGCCCAAGAAACGCGCGGGTGTCGCGCCAAAGGGCTTCACCCGCCGCTACGGCAATTCGATCACCGCCCGCATCGGCGTTGTCCAGCGCGACGGGCTGGACGCCTGTTTGCGGTAG
- a CDS encoding YbaB/EbfC family nucleoid-associated protein, protein MKSIEDIMAMAQNVQNELTKAQANLDGIEVEGASGGGLVKVKASAKGRIIGVDIDESLLAPSEKQMLEDLVAAALNDARAKADAAASAEMSKLSSGIPLPPGFKLPF, encoded by the coding sequence GTGAAAAGTATCGAAGACATCATGGCGATGGCGCAGAACGTCCAGAACGAGCTGACCAAGGCGCAGGCGAACCTCGACGGGATCGAGGTCGAGGGTGCATCGGGCGGCGGACTGGTCAAGGTCAAGGCGAGCGCCAAGGGCCGGATCATCGGCGTCGATATCGACGAATCGCTGCTCGCGCCGTCGGAAAAGCAGATGCTGGAAGACCTGGTCGCGGCCGCGCTCAACGATGCGCGAGCCAAGGCGGATGCGGCGGCGTCAGCGGAAATGTCGAAGCTTTCCAGCGGCATCCCGCTGCCGCCGGGGTTCAAGCTGCCGTTCTGA
- a CDS encoding DNA polymerase III subunit gamma/tau, with the protein MSDSLLGLDEPPQPRDSVYRVLARKYRPQTFAELIGQDAMVQTLGNAIKRDRLAHAFLLTGVRGVGKTSTARLIAKALNCIGPDGQGGPTIDPCGVCEPCRAIAEGRHIDVIEMDAASHTGVDDVREIIDASRYSSVSARYKIYIIDEVHMLSKNAFNALLKTLEEPPGHVKFLFATTEVQKVPVTVLSRCQRFDLRRIPAEKLAAHFGEVVEKEGAQAEPEALAMIARAAEGSARDGLSILDQAIAHAGMEGGAVTADAVRDMLGLSDRNAIRELFTQVIAGDAAGALAALRGQYDLGVDPQAVLKSLLETVHRVTLAKLGNDVIPGQAAEERAALAEWAGKLGFPALHRLWQLLLKGHDEVIRAALPIEACEMALLRVIHASTLPDPGELARKIAEGAPMGGPGPAATPSAPAEAPAPRTMAELVERLAAAHEVHLAARVRNLVRPIRLEEPVIEVSSQGLPADLVHDFESALRRVLGKRWSLRVTDAPGQPTLNEERAALEAAERDAVLASPVVAAALEAFPDAELIGWTRDNRRFG; encoded by the coding sequence ATGTCCGATTCACTTCTTGGCCTCGACGAACCGCCCCAGCCGCGGGACAGCGTGTATCGCGTGCTCGCGCGCAAATACCGGCCGCAGACCTTTGCCGAGCTGATCGGCCAGGATGCGATGGTGCAGACGCTGGGGAATGCGATCAAACGCGACCGGCTGGCGCATGCATTCCTGCTGACCGGGGTGCGCGGGGTGGGCAAGACGTCGACCGCGCGGTTGATCGCCAAGGCGCTGAACTGCATCGGCCCGGACGGGCAGGGCGGGCCGACAATCGACCCGTGCGGGGTGTGCGAGCCATGCCGCGCCATCGCCGAGGGGCGGCATATCGACGTGATCGAGATGGACGCCGCCAGCCATACCGGCGTCGACGATGTGCGCGAGATCATCGACGCATCGCGCTATTCGTCGGTGTCGGCGCGGTACAAGATCTACATCATCGACGAAGTGCACATGCTGTCGAAGAACGCGTTCAACGCGTTGCTCAAGACGCTGGAAGAGCCGCCGGGGCATGTGAAGTTCCTGTTCGCGACGACCGAGGTGCAGAAGGTGCCGGTGACGGTGCTGTCGCGCTGCCAGCGGTTCGACCTGCGGCGGATTCCCGCCGAGAAGCTTGCCGCGCATTTCGGCGAGGTGGTCGAGAAGGAAGGCGCGCAGGCCGAGCCCGAGGCGCTGGCGATGATCGCGCGCGCGGCGGAAGGGTCGGCGCGCGACGGGCTGTCGATCCTGGATCAGGCGATTGCGCATGCCGGCATGGAGGGCGGGGCGGTCACGGCGGATGCGGTGCGCGACATGCTGGGCCTGTCGGATCGCAATGCGATCCGCGAGCTGTTTACCCAAGTGATCGCGGGCGACGCGGCGGGCGCGCTGGCGGCGCTGCGCGGACAATATGATCTGGGCGTCGATCCGCAGGCGGTGCTGAAATCGCTGTTGGAGACCGTGCATCGCGTGACACTGGCGAAGCTCGGCAATGACGTGATTCCGGGGCAGGCGGCGGAGGAGCGGGCGGCGCTCGCCGAATGGGCGGGGAAGCTCGGCTTTCCGGCGCTGCACCGGCTGTGGCAGCTGCTGCTCAAGGGGCATGACGAGGTGATCCGCGCCGCGCTGCCGATCGAGGCGTGCGAAATGGCGCTGTTGCGCGTGATCCATGCATCGACCCTGCCCGATCCGGGCGAGCTGGCGCGCAAGATCGCCGAGGGTGCGCCGATGGGCGGGCCTGGCCCCGCCGCAACCCCGAGCGCGCCGGCCGAGGCGCCCGCTCCGCGTACCATGGCCGAGCTGGTCGAGCGGCTGGCGGCGGCGCATGAGGTGCATCTTGCGGCGCGGGTGCGGAACCTTGTCCGCCCGATCCGGTTGGAGGAGCCGGTGATCGAGGTCAGCAGCCAGGGACTCCCCGCCGATCTCGTCCATGATTTCGAGAGCGCGTTGCGGCGCGTGCTCGGCAAGCGCTGGTCGCTGCGCGTCACCGATGCGCCTGGCCAGCCGACATTGAATGAAGAACGCGCGGCGCTCGAGGCGGCGGAGCGCGATGCCGTGCTGGCATCGCCCGTGGTCGCCGCCGCGCTCGAAGCATTTCCGGACGCCGAGCTGATCGGCTGGACCCGCGACAACAGGAGGTTTGGGTGA